From Camelina sativa cultivar DH55 chromosome 20, Cs, whole genome shotgun sequence, the proteins below share one genomic window:
- the LOC104769519 gene encoding ARMADILLO BTB ARABIDOPSIS PROTEIN 1-like: MIISKSFKAPPHKPSARSSSASSVISNHQQMESSHPKRQRTTTRVSTRNLKRKLNRNTADAASLVKAANDEQQSLVRAIRSHIDVLNSVFSDDDDFELEVIEDAAGDLADLAKIDENVEIIVENGAIPALVKYLESPWDSEVDGDAPKSCEHKLEKDCAIALALIAAIQPGYQQLIVDAGAIVPTVKMLKRRCTCCETTAANAVIRRAADIITNISHDNPRIKKDIRVEGGIPPLVELLNFPDDKVQRAAAGALRTVSFRNDENKILIVELNALPTLVMMLQSSDPSVHGEAIGAIGNLVHSSPDIKKEVVRAGALQPVIGLLSSTCLETQREAALLIGQFAAPDSDCKVHIGQRGGITPLIKMLESSDEQVVEMSAFALGRLAQDAHNQAGIAHRGGIIALLNLLDVKTGTVQHNAAFALYGLANNEENVADFIKAGGIQKLQDDNFTVQPTKDCVVRTLKRLQNKIHGPVLNQLLYLMRTAEKTIKIRIALALAHLCDPKDGKLIFIDNKGGELLLELLYFSSVKQQRYSSSALYELATKATSFATEDSAPASPTQQVFLGEKYVNNPTLSDVTFLIEGKQFSAHKICLVASSDIFRAMFDGQYKERNAPNVEIPNIRWEVFELMMRYIYTGRVSIPKHLAKELLVAADQYLLQGLKRLCEYTIAQEICLDKIPAMYELADTFNALALRRACTLFVLENFTKLSTQLWFANFVKRIVPEIRIYITDILNRPVEASTPTHV; the protein is encoded by the exons aTGATAATCTCCAAATCCTTCAAAGCACCACCGCACAAACCCTCCGCCAGATCTTCTTCTGCTTCGTCGGTGATCTCAAACCATCAGCAAATGGAGAGCAGCCACCCGAAGCGCCAGCGAACCACCACACGTGTCTCCACTAGGAACTTGAAGCGAAAACTCAATCGCAACACAGCAGATGCTGCGTCACTCGTCAAGGCGGCTAACGACGAACAGCAAAGTCTCGTCCGCGCGATCCGCAGCCACATCGATGTTCTTAACTCCGTCttctcagatgatgatgattttgaactCGAAGTTATTGAAGACGCTGCTGGTGATCTCGCCGACCTTGCTAAAATCG ACGAAAATGTGGAAATCATCGTTGAAAATGGAGCTATCCCTGCGTTGGTGAAATATTTGGAATCTCCGTGGGATTCAGAAGTTGACGGTGATGCTCCTAAATCTTGTGAGCATAAGCTTGAGAAAGATTGTGCTATTGCTCTCGCACTTATTGCTGCGATTCAG CCTGGTTACCAGCAGCTCATTGTGGATGCTGGAGCTATAGTTCCAACCGTGAAGATGTTGAAGAGACGGTGTACTTGTTGTGAAACTACGGCTGCTAATGCTGTTATTAGGAGAGCAGCTGATATAATCACTAATATTTCTCATGACAATCCAAGGATTAAAAAAGACATAAG GGTTGAAGGTGGCATTCCACCACTTGTTGAGCTTCTAAATTTTCCGGATGATAAAGTACAGAGGGCTGCTGCAGGGGCCTTGCGAACAGTTTCTTTTAGAAACGACGAGAATAAGATccta ATTGTGGAGTTGAATGCTTTGCCTACGCTTGTAATGATGCTTCAATCTTCAGATCCTTCTGTGCACGGTGAAGCG ATTGGGGCTATCGGAAATCTTGTCCACTCATCTCCTGATATCAAGAAAGAGGTCGTCCGTGCTGGTGCATTGCAACCAGTAATTGGTCTACTTAG CTCCACTTGTTTGGAAACACAAAGAGAGGCAGCATTATTAATAGGTCAATTTGCTGCGCCTGATTCAGATTGCAAG GTGCACATTGGCCAAAGAGGTGGCATTACACCCCTGATTAAGATGCTTGAATCATCAGATGAGCAGGTCGTGGAGATGTCAGCTTTTGCTCTTGGTCGTTTGGCACAG GACGCACACAATCAAGCTGGCATTGCACATAGAGGAGGTATCATCGCGTTACTAAATCTTCTTGATGTGAAAACGGGGACTGTGCAACACAATGCTGCATTTGCCTTGTATGGCCTTGCAAACAACGAG GAAAATGTTGCAGATTTCATAAAGGCTGGAGGAATTCAAAAGCTTCAAGATGACAACTTCACTGTTCAA CCGACTAAAGATTGTGTGGTGCGGACATTGAAGAGGCTACAGAACAAAATTCATGGACCC GTACTAAATCAATTATTATACCTAATGAGAACCGCTGAGAAGACTATAAAAATACGAATTGCTCTGGCTCTTGCACATCTTTGTGACCCTAAAGATGGAAAACTGATTTTTATTGATAACAAAG GAGGAGAACTATTGTTGGAACTTCTTTATTTCTCAAGCGTCAAGCAGCAGAGATATAGTTCAAGTGCTTTATACGAATTAGCTACAAAAGCTACATCCTTTGCAACAGAGGACTCAGCTCCTGCCTCACCCACCCAACAG GTATTTTTGGGTGAAAAATACGTGAACAACCCTACTTTGTCCGATGTCACATTTCTCATTGAAG GTAAACAATTCTCTGCTCACAAGATTTGTTTGGTAGCTTCCTCTGATATATTTCGTGCAATGTTTGATGGTCAATACAAG GAACGCAATGCCCCAAATGTGGAGATCCCAAATATAAGATGGGAAGTGTTTGAGCTTATGATGAGGTATATATACACAGGGAGAGTTAGCATCCCTAAACATTTGGCTAAAGAACTGCTTGTAGCAGCTGATCAATATCTTCTCCAAGGCCTCAAACGTCTATGTGAATACACAATTGCACAG GAAATCTGTCTAGATAAGATACCAGCAATGTATGAGTTAGCAGATACGTTCAATGCTTTAGCCTTAAGACGAGCCTGCACGCTCTTTGTTCTTGAGAATTTTACTAAGCTCAGCACTCAATTATG GTTTGCAAACTTTGTCAAGCGAATTGTACCTGAAATCCGGATTTACATCACTGATATTCTCAACAGGCCGGTCGAAGCAAGCACCCCAACCcatgtataa
- the LOC104769520 gene encoding protein slowmo homolog: protein MVKAYRQEHVYKHPWERVSAASWRKFADPENKRILSHILEVDTLNRKLDTDTGKLHTTRALTIHAPGPWFLHRIIGQDICHCVESTVVDGKSRSMQLTTKNISLKKFIEVEERIRYDPHPENPSAWTVCSQETSIRIKPLSALASMAEKVEQKCAEKFMQNSAKGREVMERICKYMEAESAPI from the exons ATGGTAAAAGCATACAGACAAGAGCATGTCTACAAGCATCCGTGGGAGCGGGTGAGTGCAGCCTCATGGAGAAAGTTTGCAGACCCTGAAAACAAACGAATCCTCTCTCACATCCTTGAAGTCGACACCTTGAACCGGAAACTTGACACTGACACCGGTAAATTACACACCACGCGTGCTCTCACCATCCATGCTCCTGGTCCTTGGTTTCTCCACCGGATCATTGGCCAGGACATCTGTCACTGTGTTGAATCTACTGTTGTCGATGGCAAATCACGTTCTATGCAG TTAACAACGAAGAACATTAGTCTCAAAAAGTTCATTGAAGTGGAGGAGAGGATTAGATATGATCCACATCCAGAAAATCCATCGGCCTGGACGGTTTGTAGCCAGGAGACGAGCATTAGGATCAAACCTTTGTCAGCTCTGGCCTCAATGGCTGAGAAAGTTGAGCAGAAGTGCGCTGAGAAATTCATGCAGAATAGCGCTAAAGGACGAGAGGTTATGGAGAGGATTTGTAAGTATATGGAAGCAGAATCAGCTCCAATCTAA
- the LOC104769524 gene encoding uncharacterized protein LOC104769524 (The sequence of the model RefSeq protein was modified relative to this genomic sequence to represent the inferred CDS: added 92 bases not found in genome assembly), producing MGKLLCDSTATFQSPSPTVPWREPSTAAAVSLDDVDLVDQSAAAAAVEAVEKTMEAAATAWDEVFGLEEQQRRHLSRLHARGVLWKHPGKDDSSASVVFRLSHGGEVSSDGNCLFTASHKAMEARGIDARDLRRRTVRRFLEDFGSASEGEKEVITDAIRHMYSPDLKSGWGIHIVQEEKLLAKKDERETLDSAIDELIQIGMQRETAAESIYRERCLPVNDGLSWAKYMSISGSSEDEYDIITLQYTEDGLLSVEENREGHAAAFGDDIAIECLATEFKREIYVVQAHGSDGMVEEENCVFFLPHKPRSEVLDVPVFLFMKGTGWCGGGADHYEPLIANPSPLISHEKVALVL from the exons ATGGGTAAGCttttgtgtgattccacggCAACATTTCAATCTCCTTCGCCTACGGTTCCTTGGAGAGAGCCTTCAACAGCCGCCGCCGTATCTCTCGACGACGTGGATCTTGTTGACCAATCCGCGGCGGCTGCGGCGGTCGAAGCGGTGGAGAAGACGATGGAGGCGGCGGCTACGGCGTGGGATGAGGTTTTTGGTCTTGAGGAGCAGCAAAGACGGCATCTTAGCCGGCTTCACGCGAGGGGTGTGTTGTGGAAGCATCCTGGGAAAGACGATTCCTCTGCTTCCGTCGTTTTCCGTCTTTCCCACGGCGGAGAGGTTTCTTCCGACGGGAACTGTCTTTTCACCGCGTCGCACAAGGCCATGGAGGCGCGTGGGATCGACGCGCGAGATTTGCGGCGGCGTACGGTGAGGAGGTTTTTGGAGGATTTCGGATCTGCGAGCGAGGGTGAGAAGGAGGTTATTACGGATGCGATAAGGCATATGTATTCGCCGGATCTGAAGAGTGGTTGGGGGATTCATATCGTTCAGGAAGAGAAGTTGTTGGCCAAGAAAGATGAAAGGGAGACTCTAGATTCCGCCATTGATGAGCTTATTCAGATTGGGATGCAGAG agaaactgcGGCAGAGTCGATCTACAGAGAGAGGTGTCTGCCTGTGAACGATGGACTTAGTTGGGCTAAGTACATGTCGATTTCAGGGTCATCAGAGGATGAGTATGACATTATCACCTTGCAGTATACGGAAGATGGGTTGTTATCTGTAGAAGAGAACAGAGAAGGACATGCAGCTGCGTTTGGGGATGATATTGCAATTGAATGTCTCGCCACAGAATTCAAACGAGAAATCTATGTG GTGCAAGCTCATGGATCAGATGGGATGGTAGAGGAAGAGAACTGTGTGTTCTTCCTTCCACACAAACCAAGAAGTGAAGTCCTTGATGTCCCAGTCTTTCTTTTCATGAAAGGCACAG
- the LOC104769522 gene encoding probable WRKY transcription factor 75 translates to MEGYDNGSLYAPSFLSLKSLSKPDHELHQGEEDEGSKARSEGSSRSIELKKKGKKKQRYAFQTRSQVDILDDGYRWRKYGQKAVKNNKFPRSYYRCTYGGCNVKKQVQRLTADQEVVVTTYEGVHSHPIEKSTENFEHILTQMQIYSSF, encoded by the exons atGGAGGGATATGATAACGGGTCGTTGTATGCTCCGTCGTTTTTGTCGCTAAAATCTCTATCAAAACCGGATCATGAGTTGCATCAAGGCGAAGAAGATGAGGGATCAAAGGCTAGATCAGAAGGTAGTTCGAGAAGCATCGAGTTGAAaaagaaggggaagaagaaacaaaggtaTGCGTTTCAGACTAGGAGCCAAGTTGATATCCTTGATGATGGCTATCGTTGGAGGAAGTATGGACAAAAGGCCGTCAAGAACAACAAGTTCCCTAG GAGTTACTATAGGTGCACATATGGAGGATGCAACGTGAAGAAGCAAGTGCAAAGATTAACAGCGGACCAAGAAGTCGTCGTAACAACCTACGAAGGAGTGCATTCGCATCCCATCGAGAAATCCACCGAAAATTTCGAGCATATTCTCACAcaaatgcaaatctactcttctttttaa
- the LOC104769523 gene encoding uncharacterized protein LOC104769523 → MKMKKKGKVYPSPPPPSSSSTTHLNKDEDEDSLSVLKLLPATILVLVSVLSAEDRQVLAYLITRGTTISGKEGGSSSTKKKTKKKSSKNHKPPVFDCECFDCYTNYWFRWDSSPNRELIHQIIEAFENHHLTGGGEDGNSSRNKSKRGKKKEKPGRRVTDSDKPGLLRVSDDKDTDTKPVVVEEEPMTEESTVVSESQQMSSSSSPDRLSDEAEVRERDEPEKDEVVVVVVEEDEESPVVVYPTAAAGSVTGHKGLARKVLPDVLGLFNSNFWRLWNPNA, encoded by the coding sequence atgaaaatgaagaagaaaggaaaagttTACCCATCTCCACCTcctccatcatcatcttcaactaCCCATCTcaacaaagatgaagatgaagattctctctctgttttgaaGCTTTTACCAGCAACGATATTGGTTCTGGTCTCAGTTCTATCAGCTGAAGACAGACAAGTTCTTGCTTACCTAATCACAAGAGGTACCACCATTTCTGGCAAAGAAGGAGGAAGCTCTTCGactaagaagaagacgaagaagaagagcagcAAGAATCACAAACCACCGGTATTCGATTGTGAGTGTTTCGATTGTTACACTAACTACTGGTTCCGTTGGGATTCGTCTCCGAATCGTGAGCTTATTCATCAAATCATCGAAGCTTTCGAGAACCATCATCTCACTGGTGGTGGTGAAGATGGTAACTCTTCTCGCAACAAATCTAAGAGaggtaagaagaaagagaaaccgGGTCGTCGGGTTACTGATTCGGATAAACCGGGTCTTCTTCGGGTCAGTGATGATAAGGATACGGATACTAAACCCGTCGTCGTGGAGGAGGAGCCAATGACCGAAGAAAGTACTGTTGTTTCAGAGAGCCAACAAatgtcgtcgtcatcatcaccAGATAGATTGAGTGATGAAGCTGAGGTGAGGGAAAGAGATGAGCCGGAGAAGGatgaggttgttgttgttgttgttgaagaagatgaagaatctcCGGTGGTGGTTTATCCGACGGCGGCGGCGGGGAGTGTGACGGGACACAAGGGATTAGCGAGGAAGGTATTGCCGGACGTGTTGGGTTTGTTCAATTCCAATTTTTGGAGGCTTTGGAATCCGAAcgcgtaa